A genomic window from Streptomyces mirabilis includes:
- a CDS encoding TetR/AcrR family transcriptional regulator — translation MSTKDVKRLPAGPRAEAKRLAILKAARELFLREGFDVSVDLIAAEAGVSKVTVYNHFGSKEALFIGVVKDSLDAPLGGTLADAIARLADSDDLRESLITAARAWVAGIRTNPEILALRNVVARELHRFPELGEGWHDAGPERHHPAVAGALRQLVAQSRLDVPDVEVAVLQLYSLLVFPYLVFSAYGTDVDDGLTDRLITGGVDMFLGRYAPRHTEP, via the coding sequence ATGAGCACGAAGGACGTCAAGCGGCTCCCCGCCGGACCGCGCGCCGAGGCAAAGCGACTGGCCATCCTCAAAGCGGCCCGCGAGCTGTTTCTGCGTGAGGGTTTCGACGTGAGCGTCGATCTCATCGCCGCCGAGGCGGGCGTGTCCAAGGTGACGGTCTACAACCACTTCGGCAGCAAGGAAGCCCTGTTCATCGGGGTCGTCAAGGACTCGCTCGACGCCCCGCTCGGCGGCACCCTCGCCGACGCCATCGCCCGCCTCGCCGACTCGGACGACCTGCGTGAGTCGCTCATCACCGCCGCCCGCGCCTGGGTGGCCGGAATCCGCACCAACCCGGAGATCCTCGCGTTGCGGAACGTCGTCGCCCGCGAACTGCACCGCTTCCCCGAACTCGGCGAGGGCTGGCACGACGCCGGTCCCGAGCGCCATCACCCCGCCGTCGCGGGAGCACTCCGGCAACTGGTCGCACAGAGCCGGCTCGACGTCCCCGACGTCGAGGTGGCTGTGCTCCAGCTCTACTCCCTGCTGGTCTTCCCGTACCTGGTCTTCAGTGCCTACGGCACCGACGTCGACGACGGTCTCACCGACCGTCTGATCACGGGTGGGGTCGACATGTTCCTGGGCCGCTACGCCCCGCGTCACACCGAGCCGTAA